In Aegilops tauschii subsp. strangulata cultivar AL8/78 chromosome 3, Aet v6.0, whole genome shotgun sequence, one genomic interval encodes:
- the LOC109778657 gene encoding uncharacterized protein At1g28695: protein MMGIQPNLLNQLVSLLLGASVAGVLIFFMSSDGIGAGPSTPGISSWVNGTMAVPVAPAQEANHTSASKVDGVASPLEASHNTSQAAEDELERLLRTVADEHKTVIMTSVNEAWAAEGSLLDLFLESFRAGERIAHFVDHLLVVALDAGALERCRAVHPHCYLLPPVAGGNKNLSDEKVFMSKDYLDLVWSKVRLQQRILELGYNFLFTDVDIMWFRDPFERMSVAAHMVASSDFYFGDPYSPVNAPNTGFLYVRSSARMVGVFEAWRTARLSFPGKHEQQVFNEIKFELVDKRGLRVQFLDTVHNAGFCNNTRDFNTLYTMHANCCVGLAAKLHDLGNLMKEWRAYRGMDDAQRRRGPVRWKVPGICIH, encoded by the exons ATGATGGGGATCCAGCCCAACTTGCTCAACCAGCTGGTGTCGCTCCTCCTCGGGGCGTCCGTCGCCGGGGTGCTCATCTTCTTCATGTCCTCGGACGGGATCGGCGCCGGGCCGTCCACGCCCGGCATATCCAGCTGGGTCAATGGAACCATGGCGGTGCCGGTCGCTCCTGCGCAGGAGGCTAACCACACGAGCGCAAGCAAGGTCGACGGCGTTGCCTCTCCCCTGGAAGCCAGCCACAACACTAGCCAG GCGGCGGAGGACGAGCTGGAGCGGCTGCTGCGGACGGTGGCGGACGAGCACAAGACGGTGATCATGACGTCGGTGAACGAGGCGTGGGCGGCGGAGGGCTCGCTGCTGGACCTCTTCCTCGAGAGCTTCCGCGCCGGGGAGCGGATCGCGCACTTCGTGGACCACCTCCTCGTCGTGGCCCTCGACGCCGGGGCGCTGGAGCGGTGCCGGGCCGTGCACCCGCACTGCTACCTCCTGCCACCCGTGGCCGGCGGCAACAAGAACCTCTCGGACGAGAAGGTGTTCATGAGCAAGGACTACCTGGACCTGGTCTGGAGCAAGGTCCGGCTGCAGCAAAGGATCCTCGAGCTCGGATACAACTTCCTCTTCACG GACGTGGACATCATGTGGTTCCGGGACCCATTCGAGCGGATGTCGGTGGCGGCGCACATGGTGGCCTCGTCGGACTTCTACTTCGGCGACCCGTACAGCCCCGTGAACGCCCCGAACACGGGGTTCCTGTACGTGAGGTCGAGCGCGCGCATGGTGGGCGTCTTCGAGGCGTGGCGGACGGCGAGGCTGTCGTTCCCGGGGAAGCACGAGCAGCAGGTGTTCAACGAGATCAAGTTCGAGCTGGTCGACAAGCGTGGCCTCCGGGTGCAGTTCCTCGACACGGTGCACAACGCCGGGTTCTGCAACAACACCCGGGATTTCAACACGCTCTACACCATGCACGCCAACTGCTGCGTTGGCCTCGCCGCCAAGCTCCACGACCTCGGGAACCTGATGAAGGAGTGGCGCGCGTACCGGGGGATGGACGACGCGCAGCGCCGCCGCGGCCCCGTGCGGTGGAAGGTCCCCGGGATATGCATCCACTGA